One Solanum lycopersicum chromosome 4, SLM_r2.1 DNA window includes the following coding sequences:
- the LOC104646788 gene encoding glycine-rich cell wall structural protein 1.8-like, producing MSTSPTWDWAQLTGGGDTKGFDDDDDDDDDDDDDDDDDDDDEGGGASVCGGSDGGVCTGEGGGDGDNEGRGGDTSGGGGDDNYGGGGDNEGRGGDTSARGGGGGYDDNCGGDGYNEGRGGDTSARGGGDDDNYGGGGENEGRGSDTSACGGGGGDNEGRGGDTSARSGGGGDNDDDGGGDDGDNDGDGGGDTSASVDGGGDGGDDDGDEGGDTSATVEGGGGGDNEGQVGDTSAHSGGGGDNDDDDGGDDGDDDGDGGGDTSASVDGGGGGGDGGGDDSDDDSDGGGDTSATVDGGGGGPGGTSRFQRRPTLCSGVGGAGTTPPLSRSKLFNASAERLQHFGYGGCDDDENSSASASGGGGCTGEDGGGGGDSEIDTSDNDGCGDTSASADGGGDGCDRREDTGEGDDNDGGGDNTSASIGGGGGGSSASSLSAHVQLIGADGGAGGGGSRGDGGDGGGGVGGGGFIGGRCI from the exons ATGTCTACTAGTCCTACTTGGGACTGGGCTCAG CTTACCGGTGGTGGTGATACTAAAggttttgatgatgatgatgatgatgatgacgacgacgacgacgacgacgacgatgatgatgacgatgaagGTGGTGGTGCTAGTGTCT GTGGTGGTAGTGATGGTGGAGTTTGTACTGGTGAAGGTGGTGGTGATGGTGATAATGAAGGTCGAGGTGGTGATActagtggtggtggtggtgatgataattatggtggtggtggtgataaTGAAGGTCGAGGTGGTGATACTAGCGCtcgtggtggtggtggtggttatGATGATAATTGTGGTGGTGATGGTTATAATGAAGGTCGAGGTGGTGATACTAGCGCTcgtggtggtggtgatgatgataattatggtggtggtggtgaaaATGAAGGTCGAGGTAGTGATACTAGCGcttgtggtggtggtggtggtgataaTGAAGGTCGAGGTGGTGATACTAGCGCTCGcagtggtggtggtggtgataatgatgatgatggtggtggtgatgatggCGATAATGATGGTGATGGAGGTGGTGATACTAGTGCTAGTGTTGATGGAGGtggtgatggtggtgatgatgatggtgatgaagGTGGTGATACTAGTGCTACTGTTGAaggaggtggtggtggtgataaTGAAGGTCAAGTTGGCGATACTAGCGCTCACAGTGGCGGTGGtggtgataatgatgatgatgatggtggtgatgatggcgatgatgatggtgatggagGTGGTGATACTAGTGCTAGTGTTGAtggaggtggtggtggtggtgatggtggtggtgatgatAGCGATGATGATAGTGATGGAGGTGGTGATACTAGTGCTACTGTTGATGGAGGTGGTGGTGGTCCTGGGGGTACATCACGCTTCCAACGCCGTCCTACATTATGCTCTGGAGTTGGCGGTGCTGGTACTACTCCACCCTTATCTCGGTCTAAACTTTTTAATGCTTCTGCTGAAAGGCTACAACACTT TGGTTATGGTGGTTGTGATGATGATGAAAATTCTAGTGCAAGCGCTAGTGGTGGTGGAGGTTGTACTGGTGaagatggtggtggtggtggtgatagTGAAATTGATACCAGTGATAATGATGGATGTGGTGATACTAGCGCTAGTGCTGATGGAGGTGGTGATGGTTGTGATAGGAGAGAAGATACTGGAGAAGGTGATGATAATGATGGTGGAGGTGACAATACTAGCGCTAGTATTGGTGGAGGTGGTGGTGGCTCTAGTG CTTCATCCCTGTCAGCTCATGTTCAGCTTATTGGTGCTGACGGAGGTGCGGGTGGTGGTGGTAGTCGTGGAGATGGTGGTGACGGTGGTGGCGGAGTTGGTGGTGGTGGCTTCATAGGAGGGAGATGCATATGA
- the PPCK1 gene encoding phosphoenolpyruvate carboxylase kinase 1 yields MFQTLKNDFQICEEIGRGRFGTVYRCFSPATGESYACKSIDKNLLIDSTDRECLDKEPKILQLLSGNPNILHLYKVYEDDDFLHMVTDFCPNSDLYERVSSGSLSESAAAAILTQLVSAISYCHHMGVAHRDIKPDNVLFDSENRLKLADFGSAEWFAGCEGRMMSGVVGTPYYVAPEVLMGKEYNEKVDVWSAGVILYIMLSGVPPFYGETPTETFQAVLRGNLRFPTRNFRSVSPEAKDLLRKMICKDVSRRFSAEQVLRHPWVINGGETRSMADLN; encoded by the exons atgtttcAAACCTTGAAAAACGATTTTCAAATTTGCGAAGAAATCGGCCGTGGTAGATTCGGTACCGTCTACCGCTGCTTTTCTCCGGCGACCGGAGAATCCTACGCCTGTAAATCTATCGATAAAAACCTCCTCATTGATTCCACCGACCGTGAGTGTCTCGATAAAGAACCCAAAATTCTTCAGCTTCTTTCAGGTAACCCCAACATTCTTCATCTTTATAAGGTTTATGAAGATGACGATTTTCTTCATATGGTAACCGATTTCTGCCCGAATAGTGATTTGTATGAAAGGGTTTCATCTGGGTCGTTGTCAGAATCGGCTGCCGCGGCTATTCTGACTCAGTTGGTTTCTGCGATTAGCTATTGTCATCATATGGGTGTAGCTCATCGTGATATTAAGCCGGATAATGTGTTGTTTGATTCTGAGAATAGATTGAAGCTTGCTGATTTTGGATCTGCGGAGTGGTTTGCGGGTTGTGAAGGGAGGATGATGAGTGGGGTTGTGGGTACGCCGTATTATGTTGCGCCGGAGGTTCTAATGGGGAAAGAGTATAATGAGAAAGTTGATGTGTGGAGTGCGGGtgttattttgtatattatgcTTTCTGGGGTTCCTCCTTTTTACGGTGAAACGCCGACTGAGACTTTTCAAGCTGTTCTCAGAGGGAATTTGAGGTTTCCGACGAGGAATTTCCGGTCAGTTTCGCCTGAAGCTAAAGATTTGTTGAGGAAGATGATATGTAAGGATGTTTCCAGAAGATTTTCAGCTGAACAAGTACTGA GACACCCATGGGTGATTAATGGAGGAGAAACAAGATCAATGGCTGATCTAAACTGA